The proteins below come from a single Zea mays cultivar B73 chromosome 8, Zm-B73-REFERENCE-NAM-5.0, whole genome shotgun sequence genomic window:
- the LOC100383080 gene encoding Photosystem I reaction center subunit XI, chloroplastic — protein MATAYAPMASQVMKSSLVVHSRPRGLSGAAALTRRPGRFTVKAIQPEKATYQVVQPINGDPFIGSLETPVTSSPLVAWYLSNLPAYRTAVSPLLRGVEVGLAHGYLLVGPFALTGPLRSTPVHGQAGALGAAGLVAILSVCLTMYGVASFNEGDPSTAPTLTLTGRKKEADKLQTADGWAKFTGGFFFGGISGVLWAYFLLYVLDLPYFFK, from the exons ATGGCCACAGCTTACGCTCCCATGGCGAGCCAGGTGATGAAGAGCAGCCTCGTCGTGCACTCGAGGCCGAGGGGCCTGTCAGGCGCTGCTGCGCTCACGAGGCGGCCCGGCCGGTTCACCGTCAAGGCCATCCAGCCCGAGAAG GCAACGTACCAGGTGGTGCAGCCCATCAACGGCGACCCGTTCATCGGCAGCCTGGAGACGCCGGTCACCTCCAGCCCGCTCGTGGCGTGGTACCTCTCCAACCTCCCGGCCTACCGCACCGCCGTGAGCCCGCTGCTGCGGGGCGTCGAGGTCGGCCTCGCGCACGGCTACCTCCTCGTGGGGCCCTTCGCGCTCACGGGCCCGCTCCGCAGCACGCCCGTGCACGGCCAGGCCGGCGCGCTCGGCGCCGCCGGCCTCGTCGCCATCCTCAGCGTCTGCCTCACCATGTACGGCGTCGCCTCCTTCAACGAGGGGGACCCGTCCACGGCGCCCACGCTCACGCTCACCGGCAGGAAGAAGGAGGCCGACAAGCTGCAGACCGCCGACGGCTGGGCCAAGTTCACCGGGGggttcttcttcggcggcatctcCGGCGTGCTCTGGGCCTACTTTCTCCTCTACGTGCTCGACCTCCCCTACTTCTTCAAGTAG